Proteins from one Malaya genurostris strain Urasoe2022 chromosome 2, Malgen_1.1, whole genome shotgun sequence genomic window:
- the LOC131428224 gene encoding uncharacterized protein LOC131428224 isoform X1 — protein sequence MTTAAVNDTRQTKISKYFQSYKSLGNRTESNIDNEMRPVYISSSLPSLGPFNNAHFTDLESGINNLPMLLNVIEKLPLTLMMKQLVKETVTNTLKNIVKNKAAKGVRYMMETKHIGAYLYLLGGRKDYEELVVNLGLPSVCTVMRHIRKSCDKILEGKLRVKELVQFLQTHNFPKVIFISEDGTKINPRIRYDIERDQIVGFCPNLNENGMPLIDSFSATSPNVIQEYFKNFDKSTIVYVILATPLALKTLSFNLLSFGTNNRFSIEEVLLRWGIIERELTAAGITVVGYGADGDNRLIGSMKIRMGLPRSISIVPLEVPSVWKSWYAARGRISDIYIQDSTHIINKMKNCLLSSTRALQIGKFPASRGHLIAIAKDGKENTGLAESDLEQHDKMSVKSFHKIIDPRVNEWLNKYPGTNATVAFITIMRLVYDSYEHLSLSPLERIKAIWCATFFIRVWHRWVQKCNNLKLEEHFLTDNVELGIELNAHALINYLLFCRKLNRSELLLSTLLNSQHNERSFANARSMTGVQNTVINFDMLEYLNKATRFEYLDELRRKLDGKISFARENYRTVEFENFEFPTNFTIYEAVYAAKLDAQKLLKSVGLKWKATDFECALRSPTRNIVLPLTEFNVFKENQESQLEGSSQVINESNDIDNGVIFEARALLSSLDSDIRKISKPVNDVGGQIAPKGFFTIVTTSGKIMLARKVTVLWLLSSNTTRISNDRLLRYRPYNTAQNNPVLKNENKVQDNLSIGEWFIYLDGKLKIVAQSLGFMFLQGKSKREKECSLKTVPIIPPDGLINPRGIGVVCCKFSYSADGKLYVVSDAAKINIDRYVSHIEKPTLNDFKLTTSCILYISNL from the exons ATGACGACAGCAGCTGTGAACGACACTAGGcaaacaaaaatatcaaaatatttccaatcgtACAAGTCATTGGGAAACAGAACTGAATCAAATATTGATAATGAAATGAGACCAGTGTATATTTCTTCATCTTTACCCTCTCTTGGGCCTTTCAACAATGCACATTTTACTGATCTGGAATCCGGGATAAATAACTTACCAATGCTTTTGAACGTAATCGAAAAACTGCCCCTCACATTGATGATGAAACAATTAGTCAAGGAAACCGTTACCAATACtttaaaaaatattgtgaaaaataaAGCAGCGAAAGGTGTGCGATATATGATGGAGACAAAGCATATTGGGGCCTACCTTTATCTCTTAGGTGGCCGAAAGGATTACGAGGAACTTGTCGTGAATCTAGGACTGCCTTCGGTTTGTACTGTAATGCGACATATTAGAAAATCGTGCGATAAAATACTAGAAGGAAAACTGCGAGTCAAGGAATTGGTTCAATTTCTACAAACTCATAACTTtccaaaagtcattttcatatcAGAGGACGGTACAAAAATTAATCCGAGAATACGTTACGATATCGAAAGAGATCAAATAGTTGGATTTTGtccaaatttgaatgaaaatgggATGCCTCTAATCGACTCTTTCAGTGCTACATCACCAAATGTAATACAAgagtatttcaaaaattttgataaaagtACTATTGTGTATGTTATTCTTGCAACACCACTCGCATTGAAAACACTTTCCTTCAACTTGCTTTCTTTTGGAACTAACAACAGATTTTCAATAGAAGAGGTATTACTTCGATGGGGCATAATAGAACGAGAACTAACGGCAGCTGGAATAACGGTTGTAGGATATGGAGCAGATGGCGATAATCGTTTAATCGGTAGCATGAAAATTCGCATGGGGCTACCTAGATCTATTTCAATCGTTCCTTTAGAAGTTCCAAGCGTTTGGAAATCATGGTATGCAGCTAGAGGACGAATATCTGATATTTATATACAAGACAGCACACATATaataaacaaaatgaaaaattgtttGCTTTCATCAACAAGAGCTCTACAAATTG GTAAATTCCCAGCGTCGCGTGGTCATTTAATAGCCATAGCTAAAGATGGCAAAGAAAACACCGGACTGGCAGAATCTGATTTAGAACAGCACGACAAAATGTCTGTTAAAAGTTTTCATAAAATAATCGATCCCCGAGTCAACGAATGGTTGAATAAATATCCTGGAACTAATGCTACAGTGGCCTTTATCACTATCATGAGACTTGTATATGACTCTTACGAGCACCTCTCTTTATCACCGTTGGAAAGAATAAAAGCAATATGGTGTGCAACGTTTTTCATACGAGTGTGGCATCGCTGGGTgcaaaaatgcaataatttaaAACTGGAAGAGCATTTTTTGACCGATAATGTAGAACTAGGAATAGAGTTAAATGCACACGCGTTAATCAACTATTTACTGTTTTGTCGAAAATTGAACCGATCAGAACTATTGCTTTCAACGCTATTGAATTCTCAGCACAACGAACGTTCTTTTGCCAACGCACGATCGATGACAGGAGTTCAAAACACTGTGATCAATTTTGATATGCTTGAATACTTGAATAAAGCGACACGTTTTGAATATTTGGATGAGCTACGAAGAAAACTCGACGGAAAAATTTCGTTCGCAAGGGAAAATTACAGAACAGttgagtttgaaaattttgaatttccgACAAACTTTACGATTTATGAAGCAGTGTATGCTGCAAAACTTGATGCCCAAAAGTTGCTTAAATCAGTCGGCTTAAAATGGAAAGCTACTGATTTTGAATGTGCTCTAAGATCACCGACTCGAAACATCGTTCTTCCATTGACTGAATTTAATGTGTTTAAAGAAAATCAAGAATCACAATTAGAAGGATCGTCACAAGTTATAAATGAATCGAATGATATTGACAATGGTGTAATATTTGAAGCACGCGCTCTTTTAAGTAGCCTTGATTCGGATATACGTAAGATATCGAAACCAGTGA acGACGTTGGGGGACAAATAGCACCGAAAGGGTTTTTCACGATCGTTACTACATCAGGAAAAATAATGTTGGCACGCAAAGTGACTGTCTTATGGCTGCTGTCAAGTAATACGACTAGAATCAGTAACGATAGATTACTACGATATCGACCATACAATACTGCACAAAACAATCCGgtcttgaaaaatgaaaataaggttCAAGATAACCTATCCATAGGAGAATGGTTTATATATTTGGATGGAAAACTCAAAATAGTAGCCCAATCATTAGGTTTTATGTTTTTACAGGGAAAGTCCAAACGCgaaaaagagtgctcattgaaaaCTGTGCCTATTATACCGCCTGATGGATTAATAAATCCAAGAGGCATAGGTGTAGTGTGTTGCAAGTTTTCCTATTCAGCAGATGGTAAATTGTATGTCGTTTCAGATGCTGCTAAAATTAATATAGATCGTTATGTAAGCCATATCGAGAAACCAACTTTGAACGATTTCAAGTTAACTACTAGTTGTATTCTATACATATCAAACctgtaa
- the LOC131428224 gene encoding uncharacterized protein LOC131428224 isoform X2 — protein MSVKSFHKIIDPRVNEWLNKYPGTNATVAFITIMRLVYDSYEHLSLSPLERIKAIWCATFFIRVWHRWVQKCNNLKLEEHFLTDNVELGIELNAHALINYLLFCRKLNRSELLLSTLLNSQHNERSFANARSMTGVQNTVINFDMLEYLNKATRFEYLDELRRKLDGKISFARENYRTVEFENFEFPTNFTIYEAVYAAKLDAQKLLKSVGLKWKATDFECALRSPTRNIVLPLTEFNVFKENQESQLEGSSQVINESNDIDNGVIFEARALLSSLDSDIRKISKPVNDVGGQIAPKGFFTIVTTSGKIMLARKVTVLWLLSSNTTRISNDRLLRYRPYNTAQNNPVLKNENKVQDNLSIGEWFIYLDGKLKIVAQSLGFMFLQGKSKREKECSLKTVPIIPPDGLINPRGIGVVCCKFSYSADGKLYVVSDAAKINIDRYVSHIEKPTLNDFKLTTSCILYISNL, from the exons ATGTCTGTTAAAAGTTTTCATAAAATAATCGATCCCCGAGTCAACGAATGGTTGAATAAATATCCTGGAACTAATGCTACAGTGGCCTTTATCACTATCATGAGACTTGTATATGACTCTTACGAGCACCTCTCTTTATCACCGTTGGAAAGAATAAAAGCAATATGGTGTGCAACGTTTTTCATACGAGTGTGGCATCGCTGGGTgcaaaaatgcaataatttaaAACTGGAAGAGCATTTTTTGACCGATAATGTAGAACTAGGAATAGAGTTAAATGCACACGCGTTAATCAACTATTTACTGTTTTGTCGAAAATTGAACCGATCAGAACTATTGCTTTCAACGCTATTGAATTCTCAGCACAACGAACGTTCTTTTGCCAACGCACGATCGATGACAGGAGTTCAAAACACTGTGATCAATTTTGATATGCTTGAATACTTGAATAAAGCGACACGTTTTGAATATTTGGATGAGCTACGAAGAAAACTCGACGGAAAAATTTCGTTCGCAAGGGAAAATTACAGAACAGttgagtttgaaaattttgaatttccgACAAACTTTACGATTTATGAAGCAGTGTATGCTGCAAAACTTGATGCCCAAAAGTTGCTTAAATCAGTCGGCTTAAAATGGAAAGCTACTGATTTTGAATGTGCTCTAAGATCACCGACTCGAAACATCGTTCTTCCATTGACTGAATTTAATGTGTTTAAAGAAAATCAAGAATCACAATTAGAAGGATCGTCACAAGTTATAAATGAATCGAATGATATTGACAATGGTGTAATATTTGAAGCACGCGCTCTTTTAAGTAGCCTTGATTCGGATATACGTAAGATATCGAAACCAGTGA acGACGTTGGGGGACAAATAGCACCGAAAGGGTTTTTCACGATCGTTACTACATCAGGAAAAATAATGTTGGCACGCAAAGTGACTGTCTTATGGCTGCTGTCAAGTAATACGACTAGAATCAGTAACGATAGATTACTACGATATCGACCATACAATACTGCACAAAACAATCCGgtcttgaaaaatgaaaataaggttCAAGATAACCTATCCATAGGAGAATGGTTTATATATTTGGATGGAAAACTCAAAATAGTAGCCCAATCATTAGGTTTTATGTTTTTACAGGGAAAGTCCAAACGCgaaaaagagtgctcattgaaaaCTGTGCCTATTATACCGCCTGATGGATTAATAAATCCAAGAGGCATAGGTGTAGTGTGTTGCAAGTTTTCCTATTCAGCAGATGGTAAATTGTATGTCGTTTCAGATGCTGCTAAAATTAATATAGATCGTTATGTAAGCCATATCGAGAAACCAACTTTGAACGATTTCAAGTTAACTACTAGTTGTATTCTATACATATCAAACctgtaa